Proteins encoded within one genomic window of Solidesulfovibrio sp.:
- a CDS encoding HDOD domain-containing protein, whose protein sequence is MSEDLRTERRSRILAVRDLPTLPKVLDEVSKLVERPDSTTDQVAKLISMDQVLSAKVLKMVNSPVYGFPGRISSIGHALVLLGFNVLRSIIVSTSVFEVMTENMVGLWEHSLGCAMACGTIARMLEFKDAEEYSVAGLLHDLGKVVATVQLPDLKAEIEQVVAERDLYYLQAEREVLGFGHDRINAWLADHWKLPANIKEGLSYHHKPHLAQLYPEMACVVHLGDFMVRVFEYGFSGDVGVTYLQPEALKILKIKPAQFEKLLDQMCEQFVEIADLSFT, encoded by the coding sequence ATGAGCGAGGACCTGCGGACCGAACGCCGCAGCCGCATCCTGGCCGTGCGCGACCTGCCCACCCTGCCCAAAGTCCTCGACGAGGTCAGCAAGCTCGTCGAGCGCCCGGATTCCACCACCGACCAGGTGGCCAAGCTCATCAGCATGGACCAGGTGCTCTCGGCCAAGGTCCTCAAGATGGTCAATTCGCCGGTCTACGGCTTTCCCGGCCGCATCAGCTCCATCGGCCACGCCTTGGTGCTTCTCGGCTTCAACGTCCTGCGCTCGATCATCGTGTCCACCTCGGTCTTCGAGGTCATGACCGAGAACATGGTCGGACTGTGGGAACACAGCCTGGGTTGCGCCATGGCCTGCGGCACCATCGCCCGGATGCTCGAATTCAAGGATGCCGAGGAATATTCCGTGGCCGGGCTGCTCCACGACCTGGGCAAGGTGGTGGCCACCGTGCAACTGCCCGACCTCAAGGCCGAGATCGAGCAGGTGGTGGCCGAGCGCGACCTGTATTACCTGCAAGCCGAGCGCGAGGTGCTGGGCTTCGGCCACGACCGCATCAACGCCTGGCTGGCCGACCACTGGAAGCTGCCGGCCAACATCAAGGAGGGGCTGTCCTACCACCACAAGCCCCATCTGGCCCAGCTCTACCCGGAGATGGCCTGCGTCGTGCACCTGGGCGATTTCATGGTGCGCGTGTTCGAATACGGCTTTTCCGGCGACGTGGGGGTGACCTACCTCCAGCCCGAGGCGCTCAAGATCCTCAAGATCAAACCCGCCCAGTTCGAAAAACTCCTGGACCAGATGTGCGAGCAGTTCGTGGAGATCGCCGATCTGTCGTTTACCTGA
- a CDS encoding TetR/AcrR family transcriptional regulator: MNASRQAVVEAAAGLFASLGREGVGPRDLVRRLGFSPETVYRHFKNRDELFAAVLSRLQGELFAHLEASCPEAAGETGLAMLLELAEAYCRFLEERPVAYGDIVSAAGRVRNQPAGESARELDRLYARIVRQFEVLLHLGRLDGSVGDDAPETARRVVSVVVGLTRLSLVAPNVRAANLRGMLTSLVGAGAARIRAA; encoded by the coding sequence ATGAACGCTTCCAGGCAGGCCGTTGTCGAGGCGGCGGCCGGGCTTTTCGCGAGCCTCGGCCGCGAGGGCGTCGGCCCGCGCGACCTGGTCCGTCGGCTGGGGTTTTCGCCCGAAACGGTGTACCGGCATTTCAAGAACCGCGACGAATTGTTCGCCGCCGTGCTGTCCCGGCTGCAAGGCGAACTTTTCGCCCATCTCGAAGCGTCCTGCCCGGAGGCGGCCGGGGAAACGGGGCTGGCCATGCTGCTGGAACTGGCCGAGGCCTATTGCCGTTTCCTGGAGGAGCGGCCGGTGGCCTACGGCGACATCGTCAGCGCCGCCGGGCGCGTCCGCAACCAGCCCGCCGGGGAAAGCGCCCGGGAACTCGACCGGCTCTACGCCCGCATCGTGCGCCAGTTCGAGGTGCTGCTGCACCTGGGCCGCCTCGACGGCTCGGTGGGCGACGACGCGCCGGAAACGGCCCGCCGGGTGGTCAGCGTCGTGGTTGGCCTGACGCGCCTGTCGCTGGTGGCGCCCAACGTCCGGGCGGCCAACCTGCGCGGCATGCTGACCTCTCTGGTGGGCGCCGGCGCGGCGCGCATCCGGGCCGCCTGA
- the dprA gene encoding DNA-processing protein DprA — MTTDAALSPPLAWTGDAAFLAELEACLRLRHAPGIGPRTWKRIFDRYDSAAAALDDARSFGPQGLCDDAAAGALARGASTPAARREMEAAAKKGLVPIPYFHPAYPARLRELPDPPAALYVVGDVGLLSGPCVALVGARQCSRYGFAQAFEIASGLAGAGITVVSGLAFGIDRQAHLGGLTGPGRSLAVCGTGLDLVYPDANLDVWRELAATGAVISEFAPGTPPQAQNFPIRNRIIAGVSLGVLVVEAAARSGSLITARLALEQGREVFALPGPVNLASFAGCHALLTQGARLVQSAGDIVAALARELAAYVDAPRPAGPVPPPRPVRRAPPEPVARGAGLAPAGAASPRPAPAGLSDLETAVLELLDDGARTHIDALGSRLGAGAGALSQALVLLEMKGLVRKLPGMYYTRDA; from the coding sequence ATGACCACGGACGCCGCCCTTTCGCCCCCCCTCGCCTGGACGGGCGACGCGGCTTTTCTGGCCGAACTCGAGGCCTGCCTGCGCCTGCGCCACGCCCCGGGCATCGGCCCCCGGACCTGGAAGCGGATTTTCGATCGCTACGATTCGGCCGCGGCTGCCCTGGACGACGCCCGTTCCTTCGGGCCCCAGGGGCTTTGCGACGACGCGGCCGCCGGCGCCCTGGCCCGGGGCGCCTCCACCCCGGCCGCCCGGCGCGAGATGGAGGCGGCGGCGAAAAAGGGCCTGGTCCCGATCCCCTATTTCCACCCGGCCTATCCGGCGCGGCTGCGCGAACTGCCCGACCCGCCGGCCGCCCTCTACGTCGTCGGCGACGTCGGGCTGCTCTCCGGCCCCTGCGTGGCCCTGGTCGGGGCCAGGCAGTGTTCGCGCTACGGCTTCGCCCAGGCCTTCGAGATCGCCTCGGGCCTGGCCGGGGCCGGCATCACCGTGGTCTCGGGCCTGGCCTTCGGCATCGACCGCCAGGCCCACCTCGGCGGCCTGACCGGCCCCGGGCGGTCGCTGGCCGTGTGCGGCACCGGCCTCGATCTGGTCTATCCCGACGCCAACCTGGACGTGTGGCGGGAACTGGCCGCAACCGGCGCCGTGATAAGCGAATTCGCCCCCGGCACGCCGCCCCAGGCCCAGAATTTTCCCATCCGCAACCGCATCATCGCCGGGGTGTCCCTGGGTGTCCTGGTCGTGGAGGCGGCGGCGCGCTCGGGCAGCCTCATCACCGCCCGCCTGGCCCTGGAGCAGGGCCGCGAGGTCTTCGCCCTGCCCGGGCCCGTCAATCTGGCGAGCTTCGCCGGCTGCCACGCGCTGCTGACCCAGGGGGCCCGGCTCGTGCAGTCGGCCGGGGACATCGTGGCCGCGCTGGCCCGGGAGCTGGCCGCCTACGTGGACGCGCCCCGGCCGGCCGGCCCGGTGCCGCCGCCGCGGCCCGTGCGTCGCGCCCCGCCGGAGCCCGTCGCCCGGGGCGCCGGCCTCGCCCCGGCGGGCGCGGCCTCCCCGCGGCCCGCGCCCGCCGGCTTGTCGGACCTGGAGACGGCCGTACTGGAACTGCTCGACGACGGGGCCAGGACGCACATCGACGCCCTGGGCAGCCGCCTCGGGGCCGGGGCCGGCGCCCTCAGCCAGGCCCTGGTCCTTTTGGAAATGAAGGGGCTTGTGCGGAAATTGCCGGGCATGTACTACACGAGGGACGCGTAA
- a CDS encoding diguanylate cyclase, whose amino-acid sequence MTDKPQCLFPRPQKIMLLSPEADLPALFARAFSPAEAEVTTLSCGRGAVELLFIDPPDLLVVDQKLPDIAGLELVAMVKSENVYRQLPVALVMDEGALDRDIDWRAAEVDELLTRPLTAPMLRARATLALARASRSLDANPLTKLPGNTSIIARIQELIDRREDFALAYADLDYFKSFNDKYGFSRGDEVLMMTARILVNTVRAVGGHKAFVGHVGGDDFVFIMAPDLVEAACAAVVKSFDDIVPHFYDAEDRQRGYIQSVDREGNRRAFPLMAVSIAVVFNRDGRLKHYGEASQAAMTLKKKAKENPKSCYVFDKRQA is encoded by the coding sequence ATGACCGACAAACCGCAGTGCCTGTTTCCAAGGCCCCAGAAAATCATGCTCCTCAGCCCCGAGGCGGATCTGCCGGCCCTTTTTGCCCGGGCCTTTTCCCCGGCCGAGGCCGAGGTGACCACGCTTTCGTGCGGCCGCGGGGCCGTGGAACTCCTGTTCATCGATCCGCCGGACCTGCTCGTGGTGGACCAGAAGCTGCCCGACATCGCCGGGCTCGAACTGGTGGCCATGGTCAAAAGCGAGAACGTCTACCGCCAGTTGCCCGTGGCCCTGGTCATGGACGAGGGGGCGCTCGACCGCGACATCGACTGGCGCGCCGCCGAGGTGGACGAACTGCTCACCCGGCCCCTGACCGCGCCCATGCTGCGCGCCCGGGCGACCCTGGCCCTGGCCCGGGCCTCGCGGTCCCTGGACGCCAACCCGCTGACGAAACTGCCGGGCAACACCTCGATCATCGCCCGCATCCAGGAGCTCATCGACCGCAGGGAGGACTTCGCCCTGGCCTACGCCGACCTGGACTACTTCAAGTCGTTCAACGACAAGTACGGCTTTTCCCGGGGCGACGAGGTGCTCATGATGACGGCGCGCATCCTGGTCAACACCGTGCGGGCGGTGGGCGGCCACAAGGCCTTCGTCGGCCACGTGGGCGGCGACGATTTCGTGTTCATCATGGCCCCGGACCTGGTGGAGGCGGCCTGCGCCGCGGTGGTCAAGAGCTTCGACGACATCGTGCCGCATTTCTACGACGCCGAGGACCGCCAGCGCGGCTACATCCAGTCCGTGGACCGCGAGGGCAACCGCCGCGCCTTTCCCCTCATGGCCGTGTCCATCGCCGTGGTCTTCAACCGCGACGGCCGGCTCAAACACTACGGCGAGGCCTCCCAGGCGGCCATGACGCTCAAAAAAAAGGCCAAGGAAAACCCCAAGAGCTGTTATGTCTTCGACAAACGGCAGGCCTGA
- a CDS encoding tyrosine recombinase: MSSTNGRPEAPRGGPPATVAAFLDYLAVAKGYSPATVAAYAEDLRQFEAYLDGRGRSLDRPADIAREQARGFLAELHRRRTAKTSMGRKLSALRGFFRYLRQKKLVTSDPLAGLKNPKPEQRQPRALNVDEAVALVTPRPGSPEADGSIAACRDLALAELLYGSGLRVSEAVGLDLGDVDLSQGLVRVLGKGSKERLSPLSDAARERLGAYSRRRGELGPDPAEQAFFLGPRGGRLGRRQAARILEAMGRDAAIARHVHPHMLRHSFATHLLESGADLRDVQELLGHERLTTTTRYTHLELARIMRVYDKAHPRASDREKD, from the coding sequence ATGTCTTCGACAAACGGCAGGCCTGAGGCGCCCCGCGGCGGCCCGCCGGCCACGGTGGCGGCCTTCCTCGACTACCTGGCCGTGGCCAAGGGCTATTCGCCGGCCACGGTGGCGGCCTACGCCGAGGATCTGCGGCAGTTCGAGGCCTATCTCGACGGCCGGGGGCGCAGCCTCGATCGGCCGGCCGACATCGCCCGGGAACAGGCCCGGGGCTTTCTGGCCGAACTGCACCGGCGGCGTACGGCCAAGACGTCCATGGGCCGCAAGCTTTCGGCCCTGCGCGGGTTTTTCCGCTACCTGCGCCAAAAAAAGCTCGTGACAAGCGATCCGCTGGCGGGGCTCAAAAACCCCAAGCCCGAACAACGCCAGCCCCGGGCCCTCAACGTGGACGAGGCCGTGGCCCTGGTGACGCCCAGGCCGGGCAGCCCCGAGGCCGACGGCTCCATCGCCGCCTGCCGCGACCTGGCCCTGGCCGAACTCCTCTACGGCTCGGGGCTTCGGGTCAGCGAGGCCGTGGGCCTGGATCTGGGCGACGTGGACCTGTCCCAGGGCCTCGTGCGGGTGCTCGGCAAGGGCTCCAAGGAGCGGCTTTCGCCGCTGAGCGACGCGGCCCGGGAGCGGCTTGGGGCCTATTCCCGCCGCCGGGGGGAGCTTGGGCCGGATCCGGCCGAGCAGGCCTTTTTCCTGGGGCCGCGCGGCGGGCGGCTGGGCCGCCGGCAGGCGGCCCGCATCCTGGAGGCCATGGGCCGCGACGCGGCCATCGCCCGGCACGTTCATCCCCACATGCTGCGCCACAGCTTCGCCACCCACCTGCTGGAATCCGGGGCCGACCTGCGCGATGTCCAGGAACTGCTCGGCCACGAACGCCTGACCACCACCACGCGCTACACGCACCTGGAGCTCGCCCGCATCATGCGCGTCTACGACAAGGCCCATCCCCGCGCGAGCGATCGCGAAAAAGACTGA